One genomic window of Nerophis lumbriciformis linkage group LG31, RoL_Nlum_v2.1, whole genome shotgun sequence includes the following:
- the ormdl1 gene encoding ORM1-like protein 1 gives MNVGVAHSEVNPNTRVMNSRGIWLTYALGVGILHIVLLSIPFFSVQVVWTLTNVIHNFGMYVFMHAVKGTPFETPDQGKARLLTHWEQLDYGLQFTSSRKFFTISPIIIYFLASFYTKYDTTHFFINTTSLLSVLIPKLPQLHRVRIFGINKY, from the exons ATGAATGTGGGTGTGGCACACAGTGAGGTGAACCCCAACACCCGGGTCATGAACAGTCGAGGGATCTGGCTGACCTATGCGCTCGGTGTTGGAATACTTCACATTGTGCTCTTGAGCATACCATTCTTCAGTGTACAAGTGGTGTGGACTCTCACTAATGTCATCCACAACTTT GGAATGTACGTGTTTATGCATGCAGTGAAAGGGACGCCCTTTGAGACCCCTGACCAGGGAAAGGCAAGACTTCTTACACACTGGGAACAGCTCGATTATGGCTTGCAGTTCACATCTTCTAGAAAATTCTTCACCATTTCCCCAATAATCAT ATATTTCCTGGCAAGTTTCTACACAAAATATGACACAACACATTTCTTTATAAACACTACGTCACTTTTAAGCGTGCTGATCCCAAAACTACCACAACTGCACAGAGTGAGAATCTTCGGGATCAACAAATACTAA
- the adat3 gene encoding probable inactive tRNA-specific adenosine deaminase-like protein 3 has translation MEPETKRWKGTTSDSWVAHPVLSDEQTQVIELIDAFAAPIVNKRETSRLVKELNSCYPLKGLQHVKRVRASKEEGCPRPLAVLLCLVSEAPNTTSFSIASLLPSCVVGHDGLGEPFLVKVPARPPLTRPQFELASQHWPTSFHEDKHVTDALRGELFSRAQRAKMHMFMSSAVAAAKEGRALGMEAVGAVLVDPVSETIIAVGHDCRRKHPLLHAVMVCIDIVARSQGGGCYSFDEHPACRGPSPGSIAPAVSPSRPHVEGNASRPYICTGYDLYVTREPCVMCAMALVHSRIGRVFYGAAFADGALESTFKIHTHKDLNHRFDVYKGVLGKQCQDLNSLSL, from the coding sequence ATGGAGCCAGAGACCAAGCGGTGGAAAGGGACCACGAGTGACTCTTGGGTTGCTCACCCTGTCCTGTCAGATGAGCAGACACAAGTCATAGAGCTGATTGACGCTTTTGCCGCACCGATCGTCAACAAGAGAGAGACATCTCGACTGGTCAAAGAGTTGAACAGTTGCTACCCCCTGAAAGGCCTTCAGCACGTGAAGCGGGTCCGAGCGAGCAAGGAGGAGGGCTGTCCTCGTCCTTTGGCCGTCCTGCTATGTCTCGTCAGCGAAGCACCAAACACGACCTCGTTCAGCATCGCATCTCTGCTGCCGTCTTGTGTTGTCGGACATGACGGACTAGGCGAGCCTTTCCTGGTCAAGGTTCCCGCGCGTCCTCCTTTGACCAGGCCCCAATTCGAGCTGGCGAGCCAGCACTGGCCGACCTCTTTCCATGAAGACAAACATGTGACGGACGCCCTGAGAGGTGAACTCTTCAGCCGAGCTCAGAGAGCTAAGATGCACATGTTCATGTCATCTGCCGTGGCTGCTGCCAAAGAAGGAAGGGCTCTGGGAATGGAGGCAGTGGGAGCCGTCTTGGTCGACCCGGTCTCGGAGACTATCATCGCGGTCGGCCATGATTGTAGACGCAAACACCCGCTGCTGCACGCTGTCATGGTGTGCATTGACATTGTGGCCCGCTCGCAGGGCGGTGGTTGTTACTCCTTTGACGAACACCCTGCTTGCAGGGGTCCGTCGCCTGGCTCCATTGCCCCAGCAGTGTCACCCTCCCGACCTCATGTAGAGGGGAATGCATCGCGGCCGTACATATGCACCGGATATGATCTTTACGTGACCCGAGAGCCTTGTGTGATGTGTGCTATGGCGCTGGTCCACTCACGGATAGGCCGTGTGTTTTATGGGGCTGCCTTTGCAGACGGAGCCCTGGAGAGTACATTTAAAATCCACACGCACAAAGATTTAAACCATCGCTTTGATGTTTACAAAGGAGTGCTAGGCAAGCAGTGTCAGGATCTCAACAGTTTGTCTCTTTGA